A genomic segment from Polyangium mundeleinium encodes:
- the hflX gene encoding GTPase HflX: protein MSKNGTDRPAAVLVAVQLATVADVDHEADMAELGRLVNTLGYDVVATVSQRRSNVSKGAVLGEGKLRVLAEITGGPGPAGMRFKKPGQKRDDEDEHDEAPESAPGDDEDTDEGAGVVHASKTPTLVVVDHDLSPSQLRNLEKCTGIEVLDRSGVIIEIFHRHARSREARLEVEIARLNYVAPRMRESSGGGDRQRGRGAGESQLELDRRKIRDRIAELRREIDGIQREQATRRALRQNARRVALVGYTNAGKSSLMRALTGSDVYVMDKLFATLDTTVRALHPEIKPRILVSDTVGFIKKLPHDLVASFRSTLDEALEASLLLYVADASDPTFRSQLDVTRSTLAEIGAEGVPYKLVLNKVDRVAEEDRTILLREFPEAILMSAKDPADITRLRQILIDFFDALMVPGELVVPYAKQALVSEVYEHAKVLAETYDESGAHLVLRAEPAALARLQSLVER, encoded by the coding sequence ATGTCCAAAAACGGAACTGATCGTCCCGCTGCCGTGCTCGTCGCGGTCCAGCTCGCAACCGTCGCCGACGTGGATCACGAGGCCGACATGGCCGAGCTCGGGCGGCTCGTGAACACGCTCGGCTACGACGTCGTCGCGACGGTGTCGCAGCGCCGCTCGAACGTCTCGAAGGGCGCGGTGCTCGGGGAAGGGAAGCTCCGCGTGCTCGCCGAAATCACGGGCGGGCCCGGCCCCGCCGGCATGCGCTTCAAGAAGCCCGGGCAGAAGCGCGACGACGAGGACGAGCACGACGAGGCGCCGGAGAGCGCCCCGGGCGACGACGAAGACACGGACGAAGGCGCGGGCGTCGTGCACGCGTCGAAGACGCCGACGCTCGTCGTCGTCGATCACGACCTCTCGCCGAGCCAGCTCCGCAACCTGGAGAAGTGCACGGGCATCGAGGTGCTCGATCGAAGCGGCGTGATCATCGAGATTTTCCATCGCCACGCGCGGAGCCGCGAGGCGCGGCTCGAGGTGGAGATCGCGCGGCTCAACTACGTGGCCCCACGGATGCGCGAGTCGAGCGGCGGCGGCGATCGGCAACGCGGCCGCGGCGCAGGCGAGAGCCAGCTCGAGCTCGATCGGCGCAAGATTCGCGATCGCATCGCCGAGCTGCGCAGGGAGATCGATGGCATCCAGCGCGAACAGGCCACGCGCCGTGCGCTTCGCCAGAACGCGCGCCGCGTTGCGCTCGTGGGCTACACGAACGCGGGCAAGTCGTCGCTCATGCGCGCGCTCACGGGCAGCGACGTGTACGTGATGGACAAGCTCTTCGCGACGCTCGACACCACGGTGCGCGCGCTGCACCCCGAGATCAAACCGCGGATCCTCGTCTCGGACACGGTCGGCTTCATCAAGAAGCTGCCGCACGACCTCGTGGCCTCGTTCCGCTCGACGCTCGACGAGGCGCTCGAAGCCTCGCTCCTGCTCTACGTCGCGGACGCCTCGGATCCCACGTTCCGCAGCCAGCTCGACGTGACGCGCTCGACGCTCGCAGAGATCGGCGCGGAAGGCGTGCCCTACAAGCTCGTGCTGAACAAGGTCGATCGGGTCGCCGAGGAGGACCGGACGATCCTCCTGCGCGAGTTCCCCGAGGCGATCCTGATGTCGGCCAAGGATCCGGCGGACATCACGCGCCTGCGGCAGATCCTCATCGACTTCTTCGACGCGCTCATGGTGCCCGGCGAGCTCGTCGTGCCGTACGCGAAGCAGGCCCTCGTGAGCGAGGTCTACGAGCACGCGAAGGTCCTTGCCGAGACGTACGACGAATCCGGCGCGCACCTCGTCCTCCGCGCCGAGCCCGCAGCGCTCGCGCGGCTCCAGAGCCTCGTCGAGAGGTGA
- a CDS encoding ATP-binding protein: MGSIEARHPARSRGRKLAGLGVGLTLVAVLFGVRLGFQELFGGHALLVELVVIAVLLCAICERFWRALARAQGLNAELTRRVEERTRALEQTAGARTADIESLLAHVPFAFAFFDHACRYLLVNTALARMNGLPTKEHHGRSIQEIVPEFVPLVEPLLRKVFATGERLESVELRAASKDRPEELRDWLLHVFPVFAPDGAVASAGALIVDITERKRADRMEMEVRAAHARAEQSLSKLEAILGSMAEAVLVSDAAGNFVSLDPSARNGSEGGLRTDGLVPTAAIGMNLRDFVGKTALSTLDGRELPLEEWPISRAIRGEVFSDVDLCLRRATGEEMLVRYAGRAVRDARGNVELGVVTMRDVTRELRAAEEREALLASERAARAEAQRASRLKDEFLATVSHELRTPLTAIVGWSQILQKPDRTPATLPRGLEVIDRNARLLTQLISDLLDVGRIVSGKLKLDVSSVDLEAVIDAALESVRHAAEAKSITLSQREGERGRTILGDPGRIQQIAWNLLSNAIKFTPRGGVVEVSCTSHDAHVEIAVKDTGQGIPPEFLPHVFERFRQADASAARQHGGLGLGLAIVRHLAELHGGRVRAESEGPGKGARFVVDLPVTPRSDEAEPNAPTTRVSSPESARSSLVNVHDLSGARVLVVEDEPDTRDLVRRLLEEHGAEVVAAASAEEALALVEARSIDVLVSDLGMPGMDGFALIREVRSGRRLDASRLPAVALTAFVRPEDRRRALASGYQAHIEKPIDPMELIAAVGALSLGRKGGCSEPKGT; the protein is encoded by the coding sequence ATGGGTTCGATCGAGGCGCGGCACCCGGCGCGGAGCCGCGGACGAAAGCTCGCCGGGCTCGGCGTGGGTCTCACCCTCGTGGCCGTCCTCTTCGGCGTCCGGCTGGGCTTCCAGGAGCTCTTCGGAGGCCACGCGCTGCTCGTCGAGCTCGTCGTGATCGCCGTGCTCCTCTGCGCGATCTGCGAACGATTCTGGCGCGCCCTCGCCCGCGCGCAGGGCCTCAACGCGGAGCTCACGCGCCGCGTCGAGGAGCGGACACGCGCGCTCGAGCAGACGGCCGGCGCGCGCACGGCCGACATCGAGTCGCTGCTCGCCCACGTCCCGTTCGCGTTCGCGTTCTTCGACCACGCGTGCCGCTACCTCCTGGTCAACACGGCGCTCGCGCGGATGAATGGTTTGCCCACGAAGGAACACCACGGCCGCTCGATCCAGGAGATCGTCCCGGAGTTCGTCCCGCTGGTGGAGCCGCTGCTCCGCAAGGTCTTCGCGACGGGCGAGCGCCTCGAAAGCGTCGAGCTCCGGGCCGCGTCCAAGGATCGCCCCGAGGAGCTGCGCGATTGGCTCCTCCACGTGTTCCCCGTGTTCGCGCCGGACGGCGCCGTCGCCTCGGCCGGCGCGCTGATCGTCGACATCACCGAGCGCAAGCGCGCCGATCGGATGGAGATGGAGGTCCGCGCGGCCCACGCGCGCGCCGAGCAGAGCCTGTCGAAGCTCGAAGCGATCCTCGGGAGCATGGCCGAAGCGGTGCTCGTGAGCGACGCGGCGGGCAACTTCGTCTCGCTCGACCCATCCGCGCGAAATGGCTCCGAAGGCGGGCTCCGCACGGACGGTCTGGTCCCGACCGCGGCCATCGGCATGAACCTGCGCGACTTCGTCGGCAAGACCGCGCTCTCGACGCTCGACGGGCGCGAGCTGCCCCTCGAAGAGTGGCCCATCTCCAGGGCGATCCGAGGGGAGGTGTTCAGCGACGTCGATCTGTGCCTGCGTCGCGCGACGGGCGAGGAGATGCTCGTCCGCTACGCCGGCCGGGCCGTGCGCGACGCGCGAGGCAACGTCGAGCTCGGCGTCGTGACGATGCGCGACGTGACCCGCGAGCTCCGCGCCGCGGAGGAGCGCGAGGCACTCCTCGCGAGCGAGCGCGCCGCACGCGCCGAGGCCCAGCGCGCAAGCCGGCTCAAGGACGAGTTCCTGGCGACGGTCTCGCACGAGCTGCGCACGCCGCTCACGGCCATCGTGGGCTGGTCGCAGATCCTGCAAAAGCCCGACCGCACCCCCGCGACGCTGCCACGTGGCCTCGAGGTCATCGACCGCAACGCGCGGCTGCTCACGCAGCTCATCTCGGATCTGCTCGACGTCGGACGCATCGTGAGCGGCAAGCTCAAGCTCGACGTGTCGTCCGTGGATCTCGAAGCCGTGATCGACGCGGCGCTCGAATCGGTGCGCCACGCGGCGGAGGCGAAGAGCATCACGCTCTCGCAACGCGAAGGCGAGCGCGGCAGGACGATCCTCGGCGATCCGGGGCGCATCCAGCAGATCGCGTGGAACCTCCTGTCGAACGCCATCAAGTTCACGCCGCGCGGCGGGGTCGTCGAGGTCTCGTGCACGAGCCACGACGCGCACGTGGAGATCGCGGTGAAGGATACGGGGCAAGGGATCCCGCCGGAGTTCTTGCCGCACGTCTTCGAGCGGTTCCGCCAGGCCGACGCCTCGGCCGCGCGCCAGCACGGAGGCCTCGGCCTCGGCCTCGCCATCGTCCGGCACCTCGCGGAGCTGCACGGCGGGCGCGTGCGCGCCGAGAGCGAAGGGCCCGGCAAAGGGGCGCGGTTCGTGGTGGATCTGCCCGTCACGCCGCGCTCGGACGAGGCCGAGCCGAACGCGCCCACCACGCGGGTCTCGAGCCCCGAGAGCGCGCGGTCCTCCCTCGTGAACGTGCACGATCTCTCGGGCGCGCGGGTGCTCGTGGTCGAAGACGAGCCCGACACGCGCGACCTCGTGCGACGCCTGCTCGAGGAGCACGGCGCCGAGGTCGTGGCCGCGGCAAGCGCGGAGGAGGCGCTCGCGCTCGTCGAGGCGCGATCCATCGACGTGCTCGTGAGCGATCTCGGCATGCCGGGCATGGATGGATTCGCTTTGATCCGCGAGGTTCGCAGCGGTCGCAGGCTCGATGCATCCCGCCTGCCCGCGGTCGCGCTCACCGCGTTCGTGCGCCCCGAGGACCGGCGCCGGGCGCTCGCCTCGGGCTACCAGGCGCACATCGAGAAGCCGATCGATCCGATGGAGCTCATCGCGGCCGTGGGAGCCCTCTCCCTCGGCCGCAAAGGCGGCTGTAGCGAGCCGAAGGGCACCTGA
- a CDS encoding 5'-3' exonuclease has product MRQAEPDRPRLHLVDATYELFRAYFAQPSRKAPDGREVGAVRGLLSTLMVLTRDATHIACATDHVVRSFRNDLYAGYKTGDGLPEELASQFGLAEDAMRALGLVVWPMVEFEADDAIAAAAARFSNEAGQVLIASVDKDLAQCVDGTRVVMLDRKNDNAVLDEDGVAKKFGVKPTSIPDFLALVGDSADGYPGLPGWGEKSAAAVLSVFGTIERIPREASAWGLKVRGAEKLAATLAAREEEARLFKQLATLRTDVPLTEGFADLVYRGAGPELRTLCAELGMPDLVKRVTRWRD; this is encoded by the coding sequence ATGCGCCAAGCCGAACCCGACCGCCCGCGCCTCCACCTCGTGGACGCGACGTACGAGCTCTTCCGCGCCTACTTCGCGCAGCCGTCCCGCAAGGCGCCCGACGGCCGCGAGGTCGGCGCCGTCCGCGGGCTGCTCTCGACATTGATGGTCCTCACGCGTGATGCGACGCATATCGCTTGTGCCACGGATCACGTCGTTCGCTCGTTCCGGAACGACCTGTACGCCGGATACAAGACCGGCGACGGCCTGCCCGAGGAGCTCGCCTCGCAGTTCGGCCTGGCCGAGGACGCCATGCGCGCGCTCGGGCTCGTGGTCTGGCCCATGGTCGAATTCGAGGCCGACGACGCGATCGCCGCGGCCGCCGCGCGCTTTTCGAACGAGGCGGGGCAGGTCCTGATTGCCTCGGTCGACAAGGATCTCGCGCAGTGCGTCGACGGCACCCGCGTCGTCATGCTCGACCGGAAAAACGACAACGCCGTCCTCGACGAGGACGGGGTGGCCAAGAAGTTCGGCGTCAAACCCACCTCCATCCCGGATTTCTTGGCGCTCGTCGGGGATTCGGCGGATGGCTATCCCGGATTGCCGGGGTGGGGGGAGAAGTCGGCCGCCGCGGTGCTCTCCGTGTTCGGCACGATCGAGCGCATCCCGCGCGAGGCCTCCGCGTGGGGCCTCAAGGTGCGGGGCGCCGAGAAGCTCGCCGCGACCCTCGCCGCCCGTGAAGAGGAGGCGCGCCTCTTCAAGCAGCTCGCCACGCTCCGGACCGACGTCCCGTTGACCGAGGGGTTTGCGGACCTCGTGTACCGGGGGGCGGGGCCGGAGCTTCGGACGCTCTGCGCGGAGCTCGGGATGCCCGACCTCGTCAAGCGTGTGACGCGCTGGCGCGACTGA
- a CDS encoding FAD-dependent oxidoreductase has translation MTSGLGGTYDGKAGGFPDADEPLVDDDRQTLVIIGNGMVSYRLCQKLVENGVNQSIRIVVFGEERFPAYDRVHLTDIFGGRDGESLILAEEDWYESHDIDLYLDDPIVYVDREHSFVESYSGRRVPYNRLVFATGSEPFVPPIEGMHIKAEDGSKRLRRGVFVYRTFDDVYNIEAHVEGSLRVAVIGGGLLGLEAAKAIYDLGRRLHPIEVQVIEVAPGLMPRQLDAQGAVVLKEKIEELGVKIQVGKKIKSVLSTKEHLAAKKKAEQEAEKQAKRQARKTLMALTPGELAPANAGPYRFAPPVDEDPLEEAEEPKDDVADEPEDETLEDETERLVMEFEDGKILAVDMIIVSTGIRPRGDIAKAAGITCAPNGGILVDDRLQTSDEQIFAIGECASHSGITYGLVAPGYQMVTVLVANLLGENAEFKGADQSAKLKLLGVTVAALGEYDGDTKPLSSALRYTTGGVYRKLVTRQGKLIGAVTVGDWENLDRIRDALTSPVPMSFFDMRRFRSTGNLFAKEESKKVTEWADEAVVCGCMRVTRGTLSLAIVEGCGSVEALCSKTGAGTVCGSCKPLIAELLGVDENGALPVAVPAASVRMGERPALRKDRAPTSRRTMTPAPVSQRRPTFPGAVPRSSTVMNIVMPGSPPSSGGRVRRKTLPLMEIPPGLADFGAEAAAAFAPEPTFRETSDGSAPSSRRMPSSRPPASRPSAGLKPRPSSRPPTPSFAEGLEAAIRALAPPALPEDEAEVGLSSDRAPALLSEEPARAVEDLQITPLPPLPAFFEDPAINDGVEGDDAEDEYADEAEAAFRSLDEGVYDYGYVQARRSWVPPKRVGMLPPAEQQKAAASTSVAPRGKESVPPEPGIRPLLVASIGAFLLSAVAVASRPIPVPTTIAGRLGPARMLTDDTFKQVSGYVLLGLCVVSLVLSLRKRWRRFTWLDVPTFRAIHGVIGASTILALVVHTGLRLGHHLNLVLSIDFLAVCVLGAIAGVVTSISNRWGAVKARDRRLLSSRAHLVVFWPLPVLVALHVVQVYYY, from the coding sequence GTGACGTCCGGATTGGGGGGCACGTACGACGGAAAGGCAGGGGGGTTCCCCGATGCCGACGAGCCTCTTGTCGATGACGACCGGCAGACGCTGGTCATCATCGGCAATGGGATGGTGAGCTATCGGCTCTGCCAGAAGCTCGTCGAGAACGGGGTCAACCAGTCGATCCGCATCGTGGTCTTCGGCGAGGAGCGCTTCCCCGCCTACGACCGCGTGCACCTCACCGACATCTTCGGCGGCCGCGACGGCGAGAGCCTGATCCTCGCGGAAGAGGACTGGTACGAGTCCCACGACATCGACCTCTACCTCGACGATCCGATCGTCTATGTCGATCGCGAGCACAGCTTCGTCGAGTCGTACTCGGGCCGCCGCGTCCCCTACAACCGCCTCGTCTTCGCCACGGGCTCCGAGCCGTTCGTGCCGCCCATCGAGGGCATGCACATCAAGGCCGAGGACGGATCGAAGCGGCTCCGCCGCGGCGTCTTCGTCTACCGGACCTTCGACGACGTCTACAACATCGAGGCGCACGTCGAGGGCTCGCTCCGCGTCGCCGTGATCGGCGGCGGTTTGCTCGGCCTCGAGGCGGCGAAGGCGATCTACGACCTCGGGCGGAGGCTGCACCCGATCGAGGTGCAGGTCATCGAGGTCGCGCCGGGCCTCATGCCGCGGCAGCTCGACGCGCAGGGCGCCGTGGTCCTCAAGGAGAAGATCGAGGAGCTCGGCGTCAAGATCCAGGTCGGCAAGAAGATCAAGAGCGTGCTCTCCACGAAGGAGCACCTCGCGGCGAAGAAGAAGGCCGAGCAAGAGGCCGAGAAGCAAGCGAAGCGGCAGGCGCGCAAGACGCTCATGGCGCTGACGCCCGGCGAGCTCGCCCCCGCCAACGCCGGCCCGTACCGCTTCGCCCCGCCCGTCGACGAAGACCCTCTGGAGGAAGCCGAGGAGCCGAAGGACGACGTCGCGGACGAGCCCGAAGACGAGACGCTCGAAGACGAGACCGAGCGGCTCGTGATGGAGTTCGAAGACGGGAAGATCCTCGCCGTCGACATGATCATCGTGTCCACCGGCATCCGTCCGCGCGGTGACATCGCCAAGGCCGCGGGCATCACGTGCGCGCCGAATGGCGGGATCCTCGTCGACGATCGGCTGCAGACGTCGGACGAGCAGATCTTCGCGATCGGCGAGTGCGCGTCCCATAGCGGCATCACGTACGGCCTCGTCGCGCCCGGCTACCAGATGGTCACCGTGCTGGTGGCGAACCTGCTCGGCGAGAACGCGGAGTTCAAGGGCGCCGATCAGTCCGCGAAGCTGAAGCTGCTCGGCGTCACGGTCGCCGCGCTCGGCGAGTACGACGGCGACACGAAGCCGCTCTCGTCGGCGCTGCGCTACACGACCGGCGGCGTCTACCGCAAGCTCGTGACGCGCCAGGGAAAGCTCATCGGCGCGGTCACCGTGGGCGACTGGGAGAACCTCGATCGCATCCGCGACGCGCTCACCTCGCCCGTGCCGATGTCGTTCTTCGACATGCGGCGCTTCCGCTCGACGGGCAACCTCTTCGCGAAAGAGGAGTCGAAGAAGGTCACCGAGTGGGCCGACGAGGCCGTCGTCTGCGGCTGCATGCGCGTCACGCGCGGCACGCTCAGCCTGGCGATCGTCGAGGGCTGCGGGTCGGTCGAGGCGCTCTGCAGCAAGACAGGGGCGGGCACGGTCTGCGGCTCGTGCAAGCCGCTCATCGCGGAGCTTCTCGGCGTGGACGAGAACGGCGCGCTCCCCGTCGCGGTGCCCGCGGCGTCCGTGCGGATGGGCGAGCGCCCGGCGCTGCGCAAGGATCGGGCGCCCACGTCGCGCCGCACGATGACGCCCGCGCCGGTCTCCCAGCGCAGGCCCACGTTCCCGGGCGCGGTGCCGCGCTCGTCGACCGTGATGAACATCGTCATGCCCGGCAGCCCGCCGTCGAGCGGCGGCCGCGTGCGCCGAAAGACCCTGCCGCTCATGGAGATCCCGCCCGGGCTCGCGGACTTCGGCGCCGAGGCGGCGGCTGCGTTCGCTCCCGAGCCCACGTTCCGCGAGACCTCCGACGGCAGCGCGCCGAGCAGCCGGCGCATGCCGTCGTCGCGCCCGCCCGCCTCGCGCCCGTCGGCTGGGCTCAAACCGCGCCCGTCCTCCCGCCCGCCCACGCCCTCGTTCGCCGAGGGCCTCGAAGCGGCGATCCGCGCGCTCGCGCCGCCCGCGCTGCCCGAGGACGAGGCCGAGGTCGGCCTCTCGTCCGATCGCGCGCCGGCGCTGCTCTCCGAGGAGCCGGCGCGTGCCGTCGAGGACCTGCAGATCACGCCGCTGCCGCCGCTCCCGGCGTTCTTCGAGGATCCCGCGATCAACGACGGGGTCGAGGGGGACGACGCGGAGGACGAGTACGCCGATGAGGCGGAGGCCGCGTTCCGGTCGCTCGACGAGGGCGTCTACGACTACGGTTACGTGCAGGCGCGTCGGAGCTGGGTGCCGCCCAAGCGGGTCGGTATGCTCCCGCCCGCCGAGCAGCAGAAGGCCGCGGCCAGCACGTCGGTCGCGCCGCGCGGCAAGGAGTCGGTGCCGCCCGAGCCGGGGATCCGGCCGCTGCTCGTGGCGTCGATCGGCGCGTTTCTGCTGTCCGCCGTGGCGGTCGCGTCGCGGCCGATCCCGGTGCCGACGACGATCGCGGGCCGGCTCGGCCCTGCGCGCATGCTCACGGACGACACGTTCAAGCAGGTGTCCGGCTACGTGCTCCTCGGGCTCTGCGTGGTGAGCCTCGTGCTCTCGCTGCGCAAGCGCTGGAGGCGATTCACGTGGCTCGACGTGCCCACGTTCCGGGCGATCCACGGCGTGATCGGCGCCTCGACGATCCTCGCGCTCGTGGTCCATACGGGCCTCCGGCTCGGCCATCACCTGAATCTGGTGCTCTCGATTGATTTCCTCGCCGTGTGCGTGCTCGGCGCGATCGCGGGCGTGGTGACGTCGATCTCGAATCGATGGGGCGCGGTGAAGGCGCGTGATCGGCGGCTCCTCTCGTCGCGCGCGCACCTCGTGGTGTTCTGGCCGCTGCCCGTGCTCGTCGCGCTGCACGTGGTGCAAGTGTATTATTACTGA
- a CDS encoding FG-GAP repeat domain-containing protein encodes MRRRSVQGRWLAAAGIFALALSALAQGCGDGSNTGAGGSGAAGGPGSGGQGGDGGTFTVGAAQGGGFPGTCDPTCEPTTQVCSHGVCVPVTGCTNDADCKNDTYCEPMLKQCVPWESASPPNDPTCINVIAAGQFSPRVKCEFSKAPDGDPFPGHVDVQGTPIVTNFNKPAAAGSPSIVAAFTPTVIANYTEDEGVIRVLSGKDCSLEANLGGTDVDGDGVADWLVSSSSLASGDLDGDGVAEIVAYGADGSTLAFTKKSGAWGLLWKAPYQAGIPGGPCDFNLHRCPVGWAGPSIHDIDDDGKPEILREGAVLRADGSLASGAPPLYASYSAGLFSVVANLDQDPNIEFTNGQFVWEWAGGAWVQEPGFPGASASAPGHVAIADFGAYGAGVPAKNPEIVVVRSNLVMIYAIDGTLVQPPVAVPGAGGGGPPTVSDFDGDGLPEVAVAGQAFYTIYDLDCGASPRPGGQCSLATCDLAGGTCPAGGYILWSKSTQDLSSNVTGSSVFDFEADGSSEVVYGDECFVRVYDGDTGDVLFSQYRSSCTWYENPIIADVDGNFRADLVTPSNKACSPDGTGIPCQTLDANGADPQFPGVRCQKAADCISGVCDTGFCRCSETKQCCAAQDDAACIEEGLLCAPPPAGTPGTGNTCRAGHPHGVSGIRVYSDANDKWVRSRTIWNQHPYAVTHVNEDGTIPKTSAWTNNWDDPKLNNFRQNVPGNANGAATGDPTAGASAQFACSGQGAEIGAPICNRGADPVGAGLSVGFYVGQAKVCEAKTTEVLQPGECRLVSCNWSMPPTIESQKVDVTVIPNDDGAYAECKPGNNLGTIVGVFCKPPA; translated from the coding sequence ATGAGAAGGAGATCGGTACAAGGTCGCTGGCTCGCCGCGGCGGGCATTTTCGCGCTCGCCCTGTCGGCGCTGGCCCAGGGGTGCGGCGACGGCTCGAATACGGGCGCGGGCGGCTCGGGGGCGGCGGGGGGCCCGGGCTCGGGCGGGCAGGGCGGGGATGGCGGGACGTTCACCGTCGGCGCGGCGCAGGGCGGCGGGTTCCCGGGGACGTGTGACCCGACGTGCGAGCCCACGACGCAGGTCTGCTCGCACGGCGTCTGCGTGCCCGTGACCGGCTGCACGAATGACGCGGATTGCAAGAACGACACGTATTGCGAGCCCATGCTCAAGCAATGCGTGCCGTGGGAGAGCGCGTCGCCGCCGAATGATCCGACGTGCATCAACGTCATCGCTGCTGGCCAGTTCTCGCCGCGCGTCAAATGCGAGTTCAGCAAGGCGCCCGACGGCGATCCGTTCCCGGGCCACGTCGACGTGCAGGGCACGCCGATCGTGACGAACTTCAACAAGCCCGCGGCCGCGGGCTCGCCGAGCATCGTCGCGGCGTTCACGCCGACCGTGATCGCCAATTACACCGAGGATGAGGGTGTGATCCGCGTGCTCAGTGGCAAGGATTGTTCGCTCGAGGCGAACCTCGGCGGCACCGACGTGGACGGCGACGGCGTGGCGGATTGGCTCGTCTCGTCGTCCTCGCTCGCGTCGGGCGATCTCGACGGCGACGGCGTGGCTGAAATCGTCGCGTACGGGGCGGACGGCTCGACGCTCGCGTTCACGAAAAAGTCCGGCGCCTGGGGATTGCTCTGGAAAGCTCCTTATCAGGCCGGCATCCCGGGAGGCCCCTGCGATTTCAACCTGCACCGCTGCCCCGTGGGCTGGGCCGGACCCTCCATTCACGACATCGACGACGACGGCAAGCCCGAGATTCTCCGCGAGGGCGCCGTCCTCCGCGCCGACGGCTCGCTCGCGTCGGGCGCTCCGCCCCTCTATGCGAGTTACTCCGCGGGCCTCTTCTCCGTGGTGGCGAATCTCGATCAGGATCCGAACATCGAGTTCACGAACGGGCAATTCGTCTGGGAGTGGGCGGGCGGCGCGTGGGTGCAGGAGCCCGGCTTCCCGGGCGCGTCGGCGTCGGCGCCGGGGCACGTGGCCATCGCCGATTTCGGCGCGTACGGGGCCGGCGTGCCCGCGAAGAACCCCGAGATCGTGGTCGTGCGGTCGAACCTCGTCATGATCTACGCGATCGACGGAACGCTCGTGCAGCCGCCGGTGGCCGTGCCCGGGGCGGGAGGCGGCGGTCCTCCCACGGTCAGCGATTTCGACGGGGATGGTTTGCCCGAGGTCGCGGTCGCAGGGCAGGCGTTCTACACCATCTACGACCTCGATTGCGGCGCGTCCCCGCGGCCGGGTGGGCAATGCAGCCTCGCGACGTGTGATCTCGCGGGTGGAACGTGCCCCGCGGGTGGCTACATCCTCTGGTCGAAATCGACGCAGGACCTCTCGTCGAACGTCACGGGCTCGAGCGTCTTCGATTTCGAGGCCGACGGGTCGAGCGAGGTCGTCTACGGCGACGAGTGTTTCGTCCGCGTGTATGACGGGGACACGGGCGACGTCCTCTTCAGCCAGTATCGCTCGTCGTGCACCTGGTACGAAAACCCCATCATCGCCGACGTCGACGGCAATTTCCGTGCGGATCTCGTCACGCCGTCGAACAAGGCTTGCTCGCCCGACGGGACGGGCATCCCGTGCCAGACCCTCGACGCGAACGGCGCCGATCCGCAGTTCCCGGGCGTCCGCTGCCAGAAGGCGGCCGATTGCATCTCAGGCGTATGCGACACCGGGTTCTGCCGTTGCTCCGAGACGAAGCAATGCTGCGCGGCCCAGGACGACGCCGCCTGCATCGAGGAGGGGCTCCTTTGCGCGCCTCCGCCCGCCGGCACCCCCGGCACGGGCAATACGTGCCGCGCCGGCCACCCGCACGGCGTGTCCGGGATCCGCGTGTACTCGGACGCGAACGACAAATGGGTCCGCTCGCGGACGATCTGGAACCAGCACCCTTATGCCGTGACACACGTCAACGAGGATGGGACCATTCCCAAGACGAGCGCCTGGACGAACAACTGGGACGACCCCAAGCTCAACAACTTCCGCCAGAACGTGCCCGGAAACGCGAACGGCGCGGCCACGGGGGATCCCACGGCGGGCGCGAGCGCGCAATTCGCGTGCAGCGGCCAGGGCGCGGAGATCGGCGCTCCGATCTGCAACCGCGGCGCCGATCCCGTCGGCGCGGGGCTCTCGGTTGGCTTTTACGTCGGGCAGGCGAAGGTCTGCGAGGCGAAGACCACCGAAGTCCTGCAGCCCGGCGAATGCCGGCTCGTCTCCTGCAACTGGAGCATGCCGCCCACGATCGAATCGCAGAAGGTGGACGTCACCGTCATTCCGAACGACGACGGCGCGTATGCCGAATGCAAACCCGGGAACAACCTCGGGACGATCGTCGGCGTGTTCTGCAAGCCGCCGGCTTGA
- a CDS encoding four helix bundle protein: MLRIYDVVLAMAGDAAGIAERIERRDSDLGRQLRRAMHSVALNVAEGAGNTAGHKRQRYQTALGSAREVLACVQVAQAMRYIGAVDAQALDRMDHVIATLGRLVYRRAS, encoded by the coding sequence ATGCTGAGGATTTACGACGTGGTTTTGGCGATGGCCGGGGACGCGGCGGGCATTGCAGAGAGGATTGAACGACGGGATTCCGATCTCGGTCGGCAACTGCGCAGGGCCATGCATAGCGTCGCGCTGAATGTGGCGGAAGGAGCCGGGAACACGGCCGGGCACAAGCGGCAGCGCTATCAGACCGCATTGGGATCGGCTCGGGAGGTGCTGGCCTGCGTCCAGGTCGCCCAGGCCATGCGGTACATCGGCGCCGTCGACGCGCAGGCGCTGGACCGAATGGACCACGTCATCGCCACCCTCGGACGCCTCGTCTACCGCCGCGCATCGTAA